The proteins below come from a single Juglans regia cultivar Chandler chromosome 12, Walnut 2.0, whole genome shotgun sequence genomic window:
- the LOC109008977 gene encoding patatin-like protein 6, with the protein MGSNPSEMQEPSIDTDKLSYEIFSILESKFLFGYDDQKLWVPKSIAPPATEAQPQSQAQVQSATVDNSVSAIKNQRGKICILSIDGAGMRGILSGKALAYLENALKVKSGNSEARIADYFDVATGSGVGGIFTAMLFSSKDQRRPIFKADDTWRFLAEQGKRFYRSSGSGSNGAGFFRRLIRGGSYRSTSASAVGLEKAMKEAFSDNNRNLTLKDTLKPVLIPCYDLSSTAPFLFSRADALETDSFDFRLWEVCRATSAEPSLFEPVQMRSIDGQTRCVAVDGGLAMSNPTAAAITHVLHNKQEFPFVRGVEDLLVLSIGTGQLLEVNHDCDQIKNWTAKEWARPMARILGDGSADLVDQSVAMAFSQCRSSNYVRIQTNGSSFDRCGPNIDTDSSPSNVKILNGLAEEMLKQKNVESVLFGGKRIGDQSNFEKLDWFAGELVLEHQMRSSRIAPTVAFKQASPKHT; encoded by the exons ATGGGTTCGAATCCGTCGGAAATGCAGGAACCGAGCATCGACACCGACAAGCTCAGCTACGAAATCTTCTCCATCCTGGAGAGCAAGTTCCTCTTCGGCTACGACGATCAGAAGCTCTGGGTTCCCAAATCGATAGCCCCCCCGGCCACCGAGGCTCAGCCTCAATCTCAAGCCCAAGTGCAATCGGCCACCGTCGATAATAGCGTCTCGGCGATCAAGAACCAGAGGGGTAAAATCTGTATTCTTAGCATCGACGGCGCTGGCATGCGAGGCATTCTTTCCGGTAAAGCTTTGGCATATTTGGAAAACGCGCTCAAAGTGAAATCCGGTAATTCAGAAGCCAGAATCGCCGATTATTTCGATGTCGCCACCGGCTCCGGCGTCGGAGGTATTTTCACCGCCATGCTCTTTTCCTCGAAAGACCAGAGACGTCCAATTTTCAAGGCTGACGACACGTGGAGGTTTCTGGCTGAACAAGGGAAGAGATTTTACCGCTCTTCTGGTTCCGGTTCTAACGGCGCTGGTTTCTTCAGGCGACTAATCAGAGGTGGGTCATATAGATCGACCAGCGCATCCGCGGTCGGTTTGGAGAAAGCGATGAAAGAGGCTTTTTCGGATAACAACAGGAACCTAACGCTCAAAGACACGTTAAAACCAGTGTTGATCCCTTGCTACGACCTGTCCAGCACGGCACCGTTTCTGTTCTCCCGAGCCGACGCGCTCGAGACCGACAGCTTCGACTTCCGGCTATGGGAGGTCTGCCGCGCCACTTCGGCGGAACCGAGCCTATTCGAGCCGGTCCAAATGCGGTCCATCGACGGCCAAACCCGGTGCGTGGCAGTTGACGGCGGTTTAGCCATGAGCAACCCAACGGCAGCGGCAATCACGCACGTGTTGCATAACAAACAAGAGTTCCCGTTCGTACGAGGGGTGGAGGACCTGTTGGTGCTCTCCATAGGAACGGGTCAGCTTCTGGAGGTGAACCATGACTGCGACCAGATCAAGAATTGGACGGCCAAAGAGTGGGCTCGACCTATGGCTCGTATCTTGGGGGACGGCTCGGCCGACTTAGTTGACCAGTCCGTGGCCATGGCCTTCAGCCAGTGTAGAAGCAGTAATTACGTCCGCATTCAG ACAAACGGGTCAAGCTTCGATCGGTGTGGACCCAATATAGATACAGATTCAAGTCCCAGCAATGTAAAGATACTCAATGGATTAGCAGAGGAGATGTTAAAACAGAAAAATGTTGAGTCGGTGCTCTTTGGAGGCAAGAGGATTGGAGATCAGAGCAATTTTGAGAAGCTCGACTGGTTTGCCGGAGAACTAGTTTTGGAGCATCAAATGAGGAGTTCCAGAATAGCTCCCACTGTAGCTTTCAAACAAGCTTCCCCTAAACACACCTAG